A section of the Polyangium spumosum genome encodes:
- a CDS encoding DUF2169 domain-containing protein, which produces MNTIKPQRIGLLTRAFENENVCHFSIALLVFFPFESPRRILSEVDLWKFVAAELGKDGILDECMPKPNGEIVVNGRCFAPGGVPRAASSVRVKLGAVDKTLYVVGDRVWKRGVPSEPQPFTEMPITWETAFGGPDFPDNPLGKGASPVRTEAGEVHPMPNVEYPGKLLQSPRERPAPASFGPIDLTWPQRFSKVGTYDEAWLKELFPGFAEDLEPGFFSTAPADQQIEGFFRGDEAFVIENMHPSKPRIESALPGVAARCFVRRETPSGEVFREIPMRIDTVRLFPHAERGVVVFRGITRVREDDAADVKQICCALEAMGAPKPVSYYEAVIAKRSDKKKGHLFALRDADLMPEPGPDEGAPKAEPSDDDELTGGEGLLLANLRKKAEAELEKAKEQMRAAGIDPEGRLPAIPPATPPPKPEELPEVIEAAMEIAEKQMAAEKERRAAAEAEARKACEEAGVDYEAMLKKAQADAAGPPKFSAKRELARLQDLAQLYRNAGMPDVGLEQKIADPELEKKLLAAEENLRDNYRKFAHHMPAAAAMPGDGSAAAREALREGRAKGEGFAGRDLTGADLSGLDLAGLDFRGAMLECANLSGSRLEGADLSGAVLARANLTDARLGGAKLVGTNLGGANLTRVEASGVDFTGAVLACADLRGARLRGANLTKADLSEAIYGDTDTREIQAAGTNFIKSDLRGAGFAGAVLERCVFIESNVSGVDFSGAKLVSAVFVEAKGEGAVLRGANLENLRVVKDSSFVGADFRGASLPRANFRGALLEGADFTEADLTGADFSGADLRGGRLERVLAKESMWIRTDLTGADLRRGNFMFAVLQKARIAGADLRGANLFRSDMAKVHLDGATNVKGAHVVEARVVKNRATDDPG; this is translated from the coding sequence GTGAACACGATCAAGCCGCAGAGGATCGGGCTCCTCACGAGGGCGTTCGAGAACGAGAACGTCTGCCATTTCTCCATCGCGCTGCTCGTCTTCTTCCCGTTCGAATCACCCCGGCGTATCCTTTCCGAGGTCGATCTCTGGAAGTTCGTCGCGGCCGAGCTCGGCAAGGACGGGATCCTCGACGAGTGCATGCCCAAGCCGAACGGCGAGATCGTCGTGAACGGGCGCTGCTTCGCGCCCGGCGGGGTCCCGCGCGCGGCGAGCTCCGTGCGCGTGAAGCTCGGCGCCGTCGACAAGACGCTCTACGTGGTCGGCGATCGGGTATGGAAGCGCGGCGTGCCCTCCGAGCCGCAGCCGTTCACGGAGATGCCCATCACCTGGGAGACGGCCTTCGGCGGCCCCGATTTTCCCGACAACCCGCTTGGCAAGGGCGCGTCGCCCGTGCGCACCGAGGCCGGCGAGGTGCACCCGATGCCAAACGTCGAGTACCCGGGCAAGCTCCTCCAATCGCCGCGGGAGAGGCCCGCGCCGGCCAGCTTCGGGCCCATCGACCTCACCTGGCCGCAGCGATTCTCCAAGGTGGGGACGTACGACGAGGCGTGGCTGAAGGAGTTGTTCCCGGGGTTCGCGGAGGACCTCGAGCCGGGCTTCTTCAGCACCGCGCCGGCCGATCAGCAAATCGAGGGGTTCTTCCGCGGCGACGAGGCGTTCGTCATCGAGAACATGCACCCCTCGAAGCCGCGCATCGAATCGGCCCTGCCGGGCGTCGCGGCCCGCTGCTTCGTCCGGCGCGAGACGCCGAGCGGCGAGGTTTTTCGCGAAATACCAATGCGCATCGACACCGTCCGCCTCTTCCCGCACGCCGAGCGCGGGGTGGTCGTGTTCCGGGGCATCACGCGGGTCCGCGAGGATGACGCCGCGGACGTCAAGCAGATCTGCTGCGCGCTCGAGGCCATGGGCGCGCCGAAGCCCGTCTCGTATTACGAGGCCGTCATCGCGAAGCGGAGCGACAAGAAGAAGGGCCACCTCTTCGCCCTGCGCGACGCTGATCTGATGCCCGAGCCCGGCCCGGACGAGGGCGCGCCGAAGGCCGAGCCGAGCGACGACGACGAGCTCACGGGGGGCGAGGGGCTCCTGCTCGCGAACCTGCGCAAGAAGGCCGAGGCGGAGCTCGAGAAGGCCAAGGAGCAGATGCGCGCGGCCGGCATCGATCCGGAGGGCAGGCTGCCCGCGATACCGCCCGCGACGCCGCCGCCGAAGCCGGAGGAGCTGCCCGAGGTGATCGAGGCGGCGATGGAGATCGCCGAGAAACAAATGGCCGCCGAAAAGGAGCGGCGGGCCGCGGCCGAGGCCGAGGCGAGGAAGGCGTGCGAGGAGGCCGGCGTCGATTACGAGGCGATGCTGAAGAAGGCGCAGGCGGACGCCGCCGGGCCGCCGAAGTTCTCGGCGAAGCGGGAGCTCGCGCGCCTCCAGGACCTCGCCCAGCTCTACCGGAACGCGGGGATGCCCGACGTGGGGCTCGAGCAGAAGATCGCCGATCCGGAGCTCGAGAAGAAGCTCCTCGCGGCAGAGGAGAACCTGCGCGACAATTACCGGAAGTTCGCCCATCACATGCCCGCGGCCGCGGCGATGCCGGGGGACGGATCCGCGGCGGCGCGGGAGGCCCTTCGCGAGGGGCGAGCGAAGGGCGAGGGCTTCGCGGGCCGCGACCTGACGGGGGCCGACCTCTCGGGCCTCGACCTCGCCGGGCTCGATTTCCGCGGCGCGATGCTCGAATGCGCCAACCTCTCGGGCTCGCGGCTCGAAGGCGCCGACCTCTCGGGGGCCGTGCTCGCCCGGGCCAACCTCACGGACGCGCGCCTCGGCGGCGCGAAGCTCGTCGGGACGAACCTTGGCGGGGCAAACCTCACGCGCGTCGAGGCGAGCGGCGTGGATTTCACGGGGGCGGTGCTCGCTTGCGCCGACCTGCGAGGCGCGCGATTGCGGGGGGCGAACCTCACGAAGGCGGACCTCTCCGAGGCGATCTACGGCGACACGGATACGCGCGAGATCCAGGCGGCGGGCACGAATTTCATCAAGTCGGACCTCCGCGGCGCCGGGTTCGCGGGCGCCGTGCTCGAGCGCTGCGTCTTCATCGAGTCGAACGTGTCGGGCGTCGATTTCAGCGGGGCGAAGCTCGTGTCGGCGGTGTTCGTCGAGGCCAAGGGCGAGGGCGCCGTGCTCCGCGGGGCGAACCTCGAGAACCTCCGGGTGGTGAAGGACTCCTCGTTCGTCGGGGCCGATTTTCGTGGCGCGTCGCTCCCGCGGGCGAATTTTCGCGGGGCGCTCCTCGAGGGCGCCGATTTCACGGAGGCGGACCTCACGGGCGCCGATTTCAGCGGGGCGGACCTCCGGGGCGGCAGGCTCGAGCGGGTCCTCGCCAAGGAGTCGATGTGGATCCGCACGGATCTCACGGGCGCGGACCTCCGCCGGGGCAATTTCATGTTCGCGGTCCTGCAGAAGGCGCGTATCGCCGGCGCCGACCTCCGCGGGGCGAACCTCTTCCGCTCCGACATGGCCAAGGTCCACCTCGACGGGGCCACGAACGTCAAGGGCGCGCACGTCGTCGAGGCGCGCGTCGTGAAGAACAGGGCGACCGATGATCCGGGATGA
- a CDS encoding type VI secretion system Vgr family protein produces MRDFFTFSSSVLPDTTRVLGFRGTEALSRPYVFEIYLSIPSEESGDVDLDDAVGAKGTLRAQREDDGEQYVIHGLLSGIELVQQAGSAALFRATLVPRLWELTQTLHSRMFTKKSVREIIEFILDDSGFSGDDYEFKLYGDYEPEEHVCQYQESNLDFISRWMEREGLYYYFEQGEDAEKLVITDNKSFHEPLRKAPVPYHPQAGGDMNQGEAFDSFTRRHQHLPSAVKLHDYDYTNPTLDVSGHASVSQSGFGEITMHGARFFNPTQGKRLAGIRAEELLARKVLFHATGTAYHLRPGYLFELEEHPRTAFNGEYLTTELVHICCHAVSAPQIKKLLGAEANDVYRVEVAGIPASVQFRAERRTPWPRIYGYENAVIDGDAESEYAQIDEHGRYNVKFMFDETSLKGSNASTWVRMAQPHGGSIEGWHFPLRKGTEVVISFMGGDPDRPVIMGVVPNAHTPSPVTQGNNTKNVIQTGGRNRLELEDKAGQQRITMSTPTENTYLRMGSLNDEHNFIGRTDGSALIYTGTHFDIEVVDFKTESVGNYVDHVYKGPYTCEVEKDVTLTYKANRTEKVESGHVQELYQSQNTEVQGLMQVYAKAGQQELFDDMHYTVVSAGGRTQEVTGLLNVKAKSGYTVEVTGDAKETATGDWSIEANAVDTKSRGEWKWSCLGDKVSLTIGATSETLIGLKNENLIGGKLEILGPFKMETVLGIKVDSHIGVAIEANAAIALKFAPTWFENLAGKIEMLPYKLINRGIDIEVGGLKLIG; encoded by the coding sequence TTGCGTGACTTTTTTACGTTCAGCTCGAGCGTCCTTCCCGATACCACGCGGGTCCTCGGATTCCGGGGGACCGAGGCGCTCTCTCGCCCCTACGTGTTCGAGATTTACCTCTCGATCCCCAGCGAAGAGAGCGGGGACGTCGACCTCGACGACGCCGTCGGCGCGAAGGGGACGCTGCGCGCGCAGCGCGAGGACGACGGCGAGCAGTACGTGATCCACGGCCTGCTCTCCGGCATCGAGCTGGTCCAGCAGGCGGGCAGCGCCGCCTTGTTCCGCGCGACGCTCGTGCCGCGGCTCTGGGAGCTCACGCAGACGCTCCACAGCCGCATGTTCACGAAGAAGAGCGTCCGCGAGATCATCGAGTTCATCCTCGACGACAGCGGCTTCAGCGGCGACGACTACGAGTTCAAGCTCTACGGCGATTACGAGCCGGAAGAGCACGTCTGCCAGTACCAGGAGAGCAACCTCGACTTCATCTCCCGCTGGATGGAGCGCGAGGGCCTCTACTATTACTTCGAGCAAGGCGAGGACGCCGAGAAGCTCGTCATCACCGACAACAAATCGTTCCACGAGCCGCTGCGGAAGGCCCCGGTCCCCTACCATCCCCAGGCCGGCGGCGACATGAACCAGGGCGAGGCGTTCGACAGCTTCACGCGCCGGCACCAGCACCTCCCGTCCGCGGTGAAGCTGCACGATTACGATTACACCAACCCCACGCTCGACGTCTCAGGCCATGCGTCGGTCTCCCAGTCGGGCTTCGGGGAGATCACGATGCACGGCGCGCGTTTCTTCAACCCGACGCAGGGCAAGCGGCTCGCGGGCATCCGCGCCGAGGAGCTGCTCGCGCGCAAGGTCCTGTTCCACGCGACGGGCACGGCGTATCACCTCCGGCCGGGGTACCTCTTCGAGCTCGAGGAGCACCCGCGCACGGCGTTCAACGGCGAATACCTCACCACGGAGCTCGTGCACATCTGCTGCCACGCCGTGTCCGCGCCGCAGATCAAGAAGCTCCTCGGGGCGGAGGCGAACGACGTGTACCGCGTGGAGGTCGCGGGCATCCCCGCGTCGGTCCAGTTCCGCGCCGAGCGCAGGACGCCGTGGCCTCGCATTTATGGCTACGAGAATGCGGTGATCGACGGGGACGCGGAGAGCGAATACGCGCAGATCGACGAGCACGGCCGCTACAACGTCAAGTTCATGTTCGACGAGACCAGCCTGAAGGGCAGCAATGCGTCGACGTGGGTGCGCATGGCGCAGCCGCACGGCGGCTCGATCGAGGGGTGGCATTTCCCGCTGCGCAAGGGCACGGAGGTCGTGATCAGCTTCATGGGCGGCGACCCTGACAGGCCCGTGATCATGGGCGTCGTCCCGAACGCGCACACGCCGAGCCCGGTCACGCAGGGCAACAACACGAAGAACGTGATCCAGACGGGCGGCCGCAATCGCCTGGAGCTCGAGGACAAGGCGGGCCAGCAGCGGATCACGATGTCGACGCCCACGGAGAACACGTACCTGCGCATGGGCTCGCTGAACGACGAGCACAACTTCATCGGCCGCACCGACGGCAGCGCGCTCATCTACACCGGCACGCATTTCGACATCGAGGTGGTGGACTTCAAGACGGAGAGCGTGGGCAATTACGTCGACCACGTGTACAAGGGGCCGTACACGTGCGAGGTCGAGAAGGACGTGACCCTGACGTACAAGGCGAACCGGACCGAGAAGGTCGAGTCCGGCCACGTGCAGGAGCTCTACCAGTCGCAGAACACCGAGGTCCAGGGCCTCATGCAGGTGTACGCGAAGGCGGGCCAGCAGGAGCTCTTCGACGACATGCATTATACCGTCGTCTCCGCGGGCGGCCGCACGCAGGAGGTCACGGGGCTGCTCAACGTGAAGGCGAAATCGGGCTACACGGTCGAGGTCACGGGCGACGCGAAGGAGACCGCGACGGGCGACTGGTCGATCGAGGCGAACGCGGTCGACACGAAGAGCCGCGGCGAATGGAAATGGAGCTGCCTCGGCGACAAGGTCTCGCTCACCATCGGCGCCACGTCCGAGACGCTGATCGGCCTCAAGAACGAGAACCTGATCGGCGGCAAGCTCGAGATCCTCGGCCCGTTCAAGATGGAGACGGTGCTCGGCATCAAGGTCGACTCTCACATCGGCGTCGCGATCGAGGCGAACGCGGCCATCGCCCTGAAATTCGCGCCGACGTGGTTCGAGAACCTCGCGGGGAAGATCGAGATGCTGCCGTACAAGCTCATCAATCGGGGCATCGACATCGAGGTCGGCGGCCTCAAGCTGATCGGCTAG